Proteins found in one Arthrobacter sp. U41 genomic segment:
- the xerD gene encoding site-specific tyrosine recombinase XerD, with product MVEPLTAEPLAPEPLTAIDRAITDYLQHMGVERGLAANTLSAYRRDLARYARHLARTGRRRPAEITRHDVTGFVQALSDGSDGGSALGIRSAARTVVAVRGLHKFWALEGVTPTDPASDVHPPMPGKRLPKAISVDEVTRILEAVGTDTATGLRDRALLEFLYSTGARISEAVGLDVDDISLPAGAAADAGPAIVRLFGKGSKERLVPLGSFGARALDAYLVRGRPLLAAKGKGTPALFLNARGGRISRQSAWTILKTAAAKANITKDVSPHTLRHSFATHLLEGGADVRVVQELLGHASVTTTQVYTLVTADTLREIYAAAHPRALG from the coding sequence ATGGTGGAACCGCTGACTGCCGAACCGCTGGCTCCCGAGCCGCTGACGGCGATCGACCGCGCCATCACGGACTACCTGCAGCACATGGGGGTGGAACGCGGACTCGCGGCCAACACCCTCTCCGCTTACCGGCGGGACCTGGCCCGCTACGCCCGGCACCTGGCCCGGACCGGACGCCGGCGCCCCGCCGAGATCACCCGCCACGACGTCACCGGCTTCGTCCAGGCGCTCTCCGACGGCTCCGACGGCGGCTCGGCCCTGGGCATCCGCTCGGCAGCCCGGACCGTGGTGGCAGTGCGCGGGCTCCACAAGTTCTGGGCACTCGAGGGCGTCACTCCCACCGACCCGGCCAGCGATGTCCATCCGCCCATGCCCGGCAAACGGCTGCCCAAGGCCATCAGTGTCGACGAAGTCACCAGGATCCTGGAGGCGGTCGGAACCGACACCGCCACCGGACTGCGCGACCGGGCCCTGCTGGAATTCCTGTACTCCACCGGCGCCCGCATCAGCGAAGCCGTGGGCCTGGACGTCGACGACATCTCGCTTCCTGCCGGAGCGGCCGCGGACGCCGGGCCCGCAATCGTCCGGCTCTTCGGCAAGGGTTCCAAGGAGCGGCTGGTCCCGCTGGGGTCCTTCGGCGCCCGGGCCCTCGACGCCTACCTGGTCCGGGGCCGGCCGCTGCTGGCCGCCAAGGGCAAGGGCACCCCTGCCCTGTTCCTGAACGCCCGCGGCGGACGGATCAGCCGGCAGAGCGCCTGGACCATCCTCAAGACAGCCGCCGCGAAGGCCAACATCACCAAGGACGTCTCGCCGCACACCCTGCGGCACTCCTTCGCCACGCACCTGCTCGAGGGCGGTGCCGACGTCCGGGTGGTCCAGGAGCTGCTGGGCCACGCCTCCGTCACCACCACGCAGGTGTACACCCTGGTCACGGCCGACACCCTGCGTGAGATCTACGCCGCGGCGCATCCCCGGGCGCTGGGCTGA
- a CDS encoding 8-oxo-dGTP diphosphatase, producing the protein MASTPVTLCFMLREAGSGTEVLLGLKRTGFGTGKIVGIGGHVEPGESDAEAVVREVWEEAGVVVCQEDLAHAGVVEFIFPGRPEWNMYCRLFTTRRWEGEPAESPEITPEWFDVGALPLQLMWQDAEHWLPPALAGEVLDVVVVLNEDNETVASVRHTSAPG; encoded by the coding sequence ATGGCCTCCACTCCCGTCACACTGTGTTTCATGCTCCGCGAAGCGGGCTCCGGCACCGAAGTGCTGCTGGGGCTGAAGCGGACCGGGTTCGGCACGGGCAAGATCGTGGGCATCGGCGGCCACGTCGAACCGGGGGAGAGCGACGCCGAAGCCGTCGTCCGCGAAGTCTGGGAAGAAGCCGGAGTTGTCGTCTGCCAGGAGGACCTGGCCCATGCCGGCGTCGTCGAGTTCATTTTCCCCGGCCGCCCTGAGTGGAACATGTACTGCAGGCTGTTCACCACGCGGCGCTGGGAGGGCGAACCGGCAGAGAGCCCGGAGATTACGCCCGAATGGTTCGACGTCGGGGCGCTGCCGCTGCAGCTGATGTGGCAGGACGCGGAGCACTGGCTTCCGCCCGCGCTGGCGGGCGAGGTGCTCGACGTGGTGGTGGTCCTGAACGAGGACAACGAAACTGTGGCATCGGTCCGGCATACCTCCGCGCCCGGGTGA